A genomic region of Calditrichota bacterium contains the following coding sequences:
- a CDS encoding ferritin family protein: MSSEASELATTLQTALEIEDQGLTTFLKFARQTKDITGKNMFIRLAMDEHEHRKIIERQWRAMLEGQPFRQVEIPRSEVERIAPAIREKQLKTRGESGLAEVDALQTALDLERKAAAFFREQAARTGNAEAKAMFLRLAEWEDTHYDLIQAELDHINHTGFWLGIPEFQMDGKF; this comes from the coding sequence ATGTCATCCGAAGCGAGCGAACTGGCAACGACCTTGCAGACCGCACTTGAGATCGAGGATCAGGGGCTCACCACCTTTCTCAAGTTTGCAAGGCAGACCAAAGACATCACCGGCAAGAACATGTTCATCCGCTTGGCCATGGATGAGCATGAGCACCGCAAGATTATTGAGCGGCAGTGGCGCGCCATGCTGGAAGGCCAGCCCTTCAGACAGGTGGAGATCCCAAGGTCTGAGGTGGAGCGCATCGCCCCGGCCATCAGAGAGAAGCAGCTCAAGACCAGAGGCGAATCGGGCTTAGCAGAGGTGGACGCACTGCAGACCGCCCTCGATCTGGAAAGGAAGGCCGCAGCCTTCTTCCGGGAGCAAGCAGCCAGGACCGGCAACGCCGAAGCAAAGGCCATGTTCCTGCGCCTTGCTGAATGGGAAGACACGCACTACGATTTGATCCAGGCGGAGCTGGACCACATCAACCACACCGGTTTTTGGCTCGGCATCCCGGAATTCCAGATGGACGGCAAGTTCTAA
- a CDS encoding ferredoxin:thioredoxin reductase — protein sequence MTVEQYYESLKKFAPTRGLILNPDWEIVRPLLEGLLKNGERYGLRTCPCRPATGDPQKDRDIVCPCEYAKPDIEEYGACYCWLYVSQDWIDGKVPHVQIPERRPVERTLDI from the coding sequence ATGACAGTGGAGCAGTATTACGAGAGCTTGAAAAAGTTTGCACCGACGCGCGGGCTGATCCTTAACCCGGATTGGGAAATAGTCCGGCCCTTGCTGGAGGGTTTGCTGAAGAACGGCGAGCGCTATGGCCTGCGCACCTGTCCGTGCCGGCCTGCCACTGGCGACCCTCAGAAGGATCGAGACATCGTCTGCCCTTGCGAATACGCCAAGCCGGACATCGAAGAGTACGGTGCCTGCTACTGCTGGTTGTATGTGTCCCAGGACTGGATCGACGGCAAGGTGCCGCACGTGCAAATTCCTGAGCGGCGCCCAGTGGAGCGCACATTGGACATTTGA
- a CDS encoding SGNH/GDSL hydrolase family protein, whose translation MNIICFGDSITQAADRSEGDRWPTVLQIALDDWRVGTYRVFNRGVGGNTTANALARFADDVLPLLPGVLVVEFGINDCNHPTWRRVPAVGVEEYKKNLREFHRICRANKGVCVFVVNHPLSRAKLPQGNGRTLHANLQPYNDAVRLLAAELKAPVIDLPMMMSEWDVKLADFVQEDGIHLTAHGNHLYAAMVFDRLQEILKRIS comes from the coding sequence GTGAACATCATCTGCTTTGGAGACTCCATCACTCAGGCTGCCGACCGCTCGGAGGGCGACCGCTGGCCGACGGTGTTGCAGATTGCCCTCGATGACTGGCGGGTCGGAACCTACCGGGTTTTCAACCGCGGGGTGGGAGGTAACACCACCGCCAATGCTTTAGCGCGCTTTGCGGACGATGTGTTGCCACTTCTGCCTGGGGTGCTGGTGGTGGAATTCGGCATCAATGACTGCAACCATCCGACATGGAGGCGGGTGCCGGCCGTAGGTGTGGAGGAGTACAAGAAGAACCTGCGGGAGTTTCATCGCATATGCCGGGCGAACAAGGGGGTGTGCGTGTTCGTGGTCAACCACCCTCTTTCCCGCGCCAAACTGCCCCAGGGAAATGGGCGAACGCTCCATGCCAACCTCCAGCCGTACAACGACGCAGTGCGGCTGCTGGCCGCCGAGCTCAAGGCGCCAGTGATTGACCTGCCGATGATGATGAGCGAGTGGGATGTCAAGCTTGCGGATTTTGTCCAAGAAGACGGAATTCACCTCACGGCGCACGGCAACCACCTGTACGCGGCGATGGTCTTTGACCGCCTACAGGAAATCCTGAAACGCATTAGTTGA
- the bcp gene encoding thioredoxin-dependent thiol peroxidase — protein sequence MKLKPGDPAPDFVLSDQNGVVHRLSDYRGRWVLLYFYPKDDTPGCTKEACAFRDQLPSFDKLRAQVLGVSGDSVASHARFAAKYRLSFPLLADQTKEVVQLYGVWGKKRFMGREFMGTMRTSFLIGPDGRIAKVYENVKPEKHAEEVLADLEALSGEM from the coding sequence ATGAAACTGAAACCTGGTGACCCTGCTCCTGATTTTGTACTCTCCGACCAGAATGGCGTGGTACATCGCCTCTCTGACTATCGCGGGCGCTGGGTGCTCTTGTACTTCTATCCAAAAGACGACACTCCGGGATGCACCAAGGAGGCGTGTGCATTTCGGGACCAGCTTCCGTCTTTTGACAAGCTCCGTGCGCAAGTCTTGGGCGTCAGCGGCGATTCGGTGGCTTCCCATGCCCGGTTTGCTGCCAAGTACCGTCTGTCGTTTCCTCTTCTGGCCGATCAGACGAAAGAAGTCGTGCAGCTCTACGGCGTGTGGGGCAAGAAGAGGTTCATGGGGAGAGAATTCATGGGGACCATGCGGACCTCGTTCCTCATCGGCCCTGACGGTCGCATCGCGAAAGTGTACGAGAACGTGAAACCGGAGAAGCATGCCGAGGAGGTGCTCGCCGACCTGGAGGCTCTTTCCGGGGAGATGTAG
- a CDS encoding ferritin family protein, whose amino-acid sequence MGQQMTIMDAINLAMEAEKKAQQFYAESAAKVASERGRDLLTQLANFEQSHYDALAELRSSLTSSGTFTTYQGTSFAPYRPKAEVEGKIEPNKEDALSILQMAIEAETQAYERYRSLATRTDDPQGKAMFQKLAEEEILHRRILNDEFYYLNNRGGIWFWGD is encoded by the coding sequence ATGGGGCAGCAGATGACAATCATGGACGCCATCAACCTGGCCATGGAGGCGGAGAAGAAAGCGCAGCAGTTCTACGCCGAGTCCGCAGCAAAGGTGGCGAGCGAGCGCGGCAGAGACTTGCTGACGCAACTCGCCAACTTTGAGCAGAGCCACTACGACGCATTGGCCGAGTTGAGAAGCTCACTCACTTCCTCCGGCACCTTCACCACTTACCAAGGGACAAGCTTTGCGCCTTATCGCCCCAAGGCCGAGGTCGAGGGCAAGATTGAGCCGAACAAGGAGGATGCGCTCAGCATTCTCCAAATGGCCATCGAGGCCGAAACCCAGGCCTACGAGCGCTATCGCTCCCTGGCCACCCGGACCGATGATCCCCAGGGGAAGGCCATGTTCCAGAAACTGGCCGAGGAAGAGATACTTCACCGCAGGATCTTGAACGACGAGTTCTATTACCTCAATAACCGTGGAGGGATCTGGTTCTGGGGAGACTAA